A portion of the Pleuronectes platessa chromosome 15, fPlePla1.1, whole genome shotgun sequence genome contains these proteins:
- the LOC128456798 gene encoding cornifelin homolog B: protein MWPQEPIMSSDESDWMSGICDCWHNTKQCCCLFWCCPCFACKTSKQMGQCLCLPLLDVFGCFRPITMAMRTSARHRYGIKGSLCRDCLCSTLCPSCVWGQISTEMTSSTIPTVLSDIFQR from the exons ATGTGGCCTCAGGAGCCGATCATGTCCTCAGATGAATCTGATTGGATGTCTGGGATCTGTGACTGCTGGCATAACACCAAACAGT GTTGTTGTCTGTTCtggtgttgtccctgcttcgcCTGTAAAACCTCTAAACAGATgggtcagtgtttgtgtctcccCCTGCTGGACGTCTTCGGCTGCTTCCGTCCCATCACCATGGCCATGAGGACATCTGCTCGCCATCGCTACGGAATCAAG ggCAGCCTGTGCAGAGACTGTCTGTGCTccaccctctgtccctcctgtGTCTGGGGTCAGATCTCCACAGAGATGACGAGCAGCACGATTCCCACCGTACTGAGTGACATCTTCCAGCGCTGA
- the LOC128456789 gene encoding cuticle collagen dpy-7, producing MDPDNKRGEAVPLYEGKYNAYPEQQGQFGPSGQFGPSGQFGPSGQFGPSGQFGPSGQFGPSGQFGPSGQFGPSGQFGPSGQFGPPGQFGPSGQFGPSGQFGPSGQFGPSGQFGPSGQFGPPGQFGPSGQGGQPGQPVGPVVVDHTTVEITTKPPRDHIIWSILSLFYANICCLGLAALICSIKARDRKMVGDMVGARHHGSTARRLNIINSSLVIVLIIISIILFFYEPMIQVFIIVFWRSRL from the exons ATGGATCCTGATAATAAGAGAGGTGAGGCTGTTCCACTGTATGAGGGGAAGTATAATGCGTACCCTGAACAGCAGGGACAGTTCGGCCCCTCTGGACAGTTTGGCCCTTCTGGACAGTTCGGCCCCTCTGGACAGTTCGGCCCCTCTGGACAGTTCGGCCCCTCTGGACAGTTCGGCCCTTCTGGACAGTTCGGCCCTTCTGGACAGTTCGGCCCCTCTGGACAGTTCGGCCCCTCTGGACAGTTTGGCCCTCCTGGACAGTTCGGCCCCTCTGGACAGTTCGGCCCTTCTGGACAGTTCGGCCCTTCTGGACAGTTCGGCCCCTCTGGACAGTTCGGCCCCTCTGGACAGTTTGGCCCTCCTGGACAGTTCGGCCCTTCTGGACAGGGCGGACAGCCTGGACAGCCTGTTGGACCTGTAGTGGTTGACCATACCACTGTGGAGATCACCACTAAGCCCCCCCGGGACCACATCATCTGGTCCATACTCAGTCTTTTCTACGCAAACATTTGCTGCCTCGGACTGGCAGCTCTCATCTGCTCGATCAAG GCCAGAGACCGCAAGATGGTTGGAGATATGGTTGGTGCCCGACACCACGGCTCCACCGCCCGCAGACTCAACATCATCAACTCCTCTCTGGTTATCGTCTTGATCATCATTTCTATTATTCTCTTCTTCTATGAACCAATGATCCAGGTATTCATCATCGTCTTTTGGAGAAGCAGGTTGTAA